TCAAGGAACGGTGGGGCAAAGCGGTGCGCGAGATACATAGAATGAAACTGGATAATCAGTGTGCCATGCAAGTTCAAATCAAGAATAGTAAAGAGGAATTGAAGAACGTGGAGTACGTGTGCTTACTAATCTTACTAATTTGGAGTTTCACATgcgatatatattaatatataattattcgatatGATTTAGAATGTCACTTTTCCCTTATACAGTTTGGCAGAAATGTTATCTATGGATACAAAAGCTTTGAACAATGATCAAATGTTACTGCACGAGCTTCAAAAGGAGATCGACATAATTAAGCCGAGCGCTTCGAAAGAAACCTACAACGAAATCTTTATGCCATCGGAGAGATATAACGAACGGTTGCAGGCACTGAAGGAGGAACGTGACTCTCTTTTACGTACCGGAAGTTACGCGGCTGACGACGTGGTGATCAAAAGACTGAACACAGAGATACAGTCCTTGCTAATAAGCAGGTAGCAAATTTATTCGGAAAGTATTCGGGAAGTATCCGGATCAGCTAGAGTCTATCTTttggtaatatatttttatatggacgacaaatttatacaatcgcgaaataaaaatctacGACATGTTATATACACagcaaaattatacatatatatatttatacgaataaatatttcgtaagTAACGCTTTAATTTAATGTCATTTATCTCGTGAAGTACGGAAGTGTATCTAAGGGAGCAGGATAGTTCCTTAGCCACCTTGGTCCAATGTTGATCGTCATTCGATTTTGATCGACCCAAATTCCCGCAGGTAGATAGATATCACGACTGACAGCACCCTCTTCAATCACTGGTGCGACTAGTATAGAATCTCCAAGAAGATATTCTGCAATTTAATTAAGCAGTGATATGAGTGTACATATTATGCACGAAGTCTGGAGcatcttatataattttatcagcTTACCATCATTAATCTTGTGAGCTTGCCTGTTCGTTGGATCGACCCACCAAATAGGTGGATTTACAGGCGTGCCGTCTCTGATAGCTTGCTGCATGGCTCCTAGGATCGCTGACGTTTGATTAGCGTGCAATTCAGTGTACCTTCTGCAGATGGCAATGGTCTAACGAAACACGGAAAGGTAATTACTCTTCTTGAAGCAAAAGGTTCAACAAGAAAGTTTATTCTTTACTCTCTGTTGTTCAACGGCTTGTTGGAGCTCTCACTTACTTCATTGTCGAAATCCCACGGGACAAAGGAATATTGCAGTGACGGCATAAAGACGTTAGCCTGCAGCCATCTGATAAACAGTTCTTTAGACGGGTATTCCGTGCCGTTGAGCGACCCGTCCAAGTAACCATTCCCGCCGATCATGTCAGGTAGCACGTGGACGTATCCGTTCAGATTCATTTGCAGCAACGTCGTGATCAACGTGGGCAAACCGTTATTCCACGTCCATTTGGTATCCTTGTCAATCATGCGGACAAATATCGGTAATTCTTGGCTGCGCCATCCCACCCTCACCTCGATATTGTCATCGAAGTTGGCGGCGAGCGCCCGGGCGTAATCTCGCGTGAATATTCCCGGCTGCATGTCGAGCGAGCCGTTCAGTTTTGCAATCTGCGGTAACCAGGACACTTCGCCCGCGTCGAACTTGAAACTGTCGATCCCAAGTTTCTGGAGGAGCTTCAGCCGCGCTACCCACCAAGTCACCGCTTTTGGATTCGTGAAGTCGATCGTGGCGGCGTTCCAACCTGAGGGAAACGATTAAAACATGAATTACATACGCATATCACTATCAAggtttgttatttaatttatttgatatttttattttaatattttatttaatagtaatttaatattttcgcaGAGGAAAGTATTACACCTTTTgataaaaagtatattatattcttagcTTGGTCTTCAGCCTCACCTTGCCACCAAGACATCTCTACCCGTCCGTCGAGGCTCTTCACGAAGTACGAGTTGTTCAACGCGGTGGAATAGGCAGGTTCGCAGCCTTTATTGATGAACGGATGTATCCACAAAGTAACGCGGAAACCCTTCCTCTTCAGTCGCTGAACGAGAGCGCTAACATTGGGGAATTTAATGGGATCGAACACGGCGGAGCCATAACAAGTCTCCCAATTATCGTCGATCTCAATCTGGCTGTTGTTGAACTTATTGGCAATGATCTCATCCGCATAAGACTCTACCACTTTCTCAGTGACGTTAGCCTTGTACCTGGCCCAAGTGGACCAGATGGGATGCCGAATCATTCGTTCATTGGGATGACCGTTGGGTTTGCCCAGATGGGTCCTCACCATGTGCTGATGAGCGAGCCTTGGATTCGCGAAGACGCCCACCTCATAGTTGAGCTGAATACTATTGCGTTGACGATAAGGTGCCTTGTTCTTGGCGACCAGGCACAGGTACCCGTCCCGATGATTATTCTGGTCGTGAAACAGCGGATTTGTCTCATTGACATAGATGTAGACTCCTCTGCCGGACAACCAGTAACGCTCGGACAATGCCATGTTTGCAGGATGCGTCGGTACATATGGCTCCTCCTCATAGTACATGTGCTGTATTGGCCAATGTTGATACCGGAGTTGTGGCCCACCGAACCATTGCGTGCCTTCGGTGAACTGGTAGCAATCGATGAGTTGGGCGCGCGGATTGGCGACCACGCGAGTAACTTGAATGACTTCGTTACCCATACCGGCCTGAATGACAGTATGTGTCACGTTGCCGCTTTTTATGCAAAGTCGGTCCCTACCACAATTCGGGTCCAATGTGAAGGGAGTCTGCAGTATACCCGGTGGTGTCTTTGTATAGAGgatattattcatattctCGCCATCTAAAAAAGATATCTCAGTCATCAACATGCagctttttttattagaatttatgAAAGTCGAGATAATGAAAGATCTATTTCtgtgagataaaaatattaaaacgtaataaaataacggaAGAGATATAAGAACTTGGAAGAAGgaagtataaaatttataggaattagtaaaaattttaattttaagtgtAAATCATAACATACAGGGAATGAAagtttatatgttacattgcGACTCACCATTCTTCCTGAGATTGAGACTCATAATCCGATTAATTATGTTTACTTCGAGAACGCCATTTTTAATGGGGATTACAATTCTTTTGtcaaaataattatcgacTTTGCACGCCAATGCGCCGGTAGCGAATAACAGCAATAGTAATGACGAGCGCATCGCTAAAACGATTGCAATGCAATGTATTAATgagtaattattacatttctaggcaaaatacataaaatataagtgtcttaaagatataaaaattttttaaataaatttcagaagTAACTTTCCGTACGTACTTTGTCTCTTGTGTGTTATATGATCTTGGAGATTAAAAAACCTTACCGTTCCGTTGCAACGATTGCATCTTGCTCACGTTACACCATTCGCAGTTCTGAACTGTATCAGCGACATCGTTTATTCCAGCTTATATACAATCATCCGATAATAAAAACCACATGTTACTGATATCATCATTGATTACTACTGGATACATTACATGTCGTGATCCGATATCTGATTTTTCATTACCGGTATCTTTCCATGGCTTTCACTACATTGTTTATATGCTTCTCAGATACTTTTATGTTTGCGCTTACAAATTTGCATTATAGAATTTTTCTGCAGTTTGCAAGTTTACTGCACCTGCATAACTTTCTTGACGATCATTTTTCACTCACGCATAATTTGCAAGAATAATTCGCGCAAtaattttttcgattttcctCATGTAAATTCAACTGAATGTGACATAAATGTTGTGATTATTTCAGTCAGAAAAGTTtagagaattaaatataaaacattttattcggTTCTATACATTAATTGTACTCGTATGAAGCAAGCaagtacataatttatataatttttacaataaaatctagaaaatgtcataaaagtaaataaactAGTCATAAGAAAATCTGatttatcttattaaattttttactacAATGCATTAggataaacattatttttatcagtagTGTTATCAATTGCGTGATATCACATCCCTGATAAATGTACactattatctattattatctattcattatttaaaatggaaatataatacataccagggaatattacatatttgatcaattttgcgttctatttatatagatttattatattcattaaaagttaattaaaatatcctaTTATCTTAATTCAACTTTATTCGAATAAGAAAAATACTTGTAGaaggaattaaaaattgaatatttcacaGCAAAACAATATCGCGTGACTTATCTTGGAAGAGAGATCATGAACAATGAAAAATGCATTTGCACATACGACGTAGTTCCAGTAGATTGTtacattcgataaaaaaaaaagactatatttatatacaaaattattttgtattatctaTAATCATTTATATGACGTtacaaatagaaattatttaaattatataaaaaaagaggaaatttgACTGCAAATGTTATATCTTCGCAATTACAATGTATATATCTCTGCAGTTTATTTTCTAACaaacgtatttattttttatatttacagtaggttacaaattttgcaaatatgcTTGAGATAATTCTCGAGTTTTATATAGGCGTATCTACATAGTTGACTATGATGTTAAGGAAATGTTTTTGCTCGGGACATCGATCGCCTCTATAATACCTCTCCCCAGAACGTAAAAGTCCTCAATCATCGCCGACACATTGAAGCAGAGTTTACCGTCATCGTCGAGTTTCCTGCATTTTGCGTCTGCTACTTTGAAATCTTTGCGTTCGAAGACAGTGGGTCTCAAGAGAACTCCGATTACTGTACCGCCATAAGTATCGTGGAAGAACAGAGCGTAATCATTGTAACCATCCTGAaacataaaacaaaaatatgaatatataatgcaaataGCCTTTAAAATTTCTAgacgttaaataatttcttttatatcgtGATGCATATTAAATGATGGGCatcacatttctttttttctttcttaaacgcgtatattatcaatttaattcaaCAGGATTAATCGATCGATTATACTCACCCTCAAATCTTTCAGGAAACATTGTACGGGGTCAAAGTTCACGATTGGAATTTTTTGAAGCGAGTGTGCCTTGTAGGGATGTACATCTACGGTTTTCGCGTTATCGGGCACATCGACTGCCTGCAGTCTTCTAGGAATCATTCTCGACCTCAGATGTATTAAACAGTCGTATTCTGAGAGCGAAGGGCGGAACATAGGTTTCACATCTTGTACCGTACTGAGCAAcatattatcaaataatttcaaCGATTCTTTCGCGAGTGCACTTATGCGATTTAAGATCATACATGACGGCGTTTTTCTGGTCCACAGAGATTTCTGCTGATCATACGGGATAGAGATAAATAAAGGTGGCAATGAATTCCGAGCTGTGTTAAATAACGTCTCTACGGCGGTGATTTCTTCATCTGGAATTCAATGTTGTAATATTAACACATTTCTTACacacttttattttcatgaatatcgttcaatattgataattatttcaatgaattattttataataattaacatgaaaaagatagatagaatgaaaagaagagcttgaaaatatttaagggTATCATAGCTTACTGGTCATCTCGCCATTGAAATTAACGATAACGGGATCGGTGTTCCAGTGAGCTCTCGCGACAGCTTCCAAAAATCGTAGAAACGCTACTTGCGGCATCTGAGCTGGTTTATATGGTTCTGGCGTCAGATATATGGATGCCATGAGTAATTCAACCACGACTCCTGGTATGTGACTTTCGTCCAACAGTTGCGCTGATAACCATCGTTTTGCCAAGCAGCAAGCAGCACCAAACGAGGGTTGCTGAGAATGTAATCTACGagagaatataaatttcacaTGAAATCTAAAGCAAAACTGCTCGCGGAGAATAATTTCCTTTtcagaaatgaagaaaatattcttCCACGCTCGTTGCGAGTTATCCTCGACAACGATGGAATTCTTACCCGTGCAAAGCGCTGGTCAACTTCGGCAAGTGAAACAAGCTGTTTTCCAACTTGGCAGATTCCTCGTTGTCTCTGTATTTGGTCACCCCGTCTTCCTTGATCTCTTTCAGTAGTGCAATTTCCTTTTGATGCGCGATTCTTAACCGAAAGACGAATCCGTCCTGATAAAAAGAATTACGTTTATAAGAACAAGAAAGCACAATTGTACACATATTGTCAAtgacatattaattaaatgtcatctatttaatttatcgttaTCTCATATTAACCTGGTACACGTCTATATGAGATGGATAAGCCTGCGCTTTCAGTTGATGCTGTTCCCTAAGGCACTCCGCGATTTGTATGTGAAACGCCGTTTTTGTTCTTCTGATGGCCTCCAATTCCTCGGGCCACTTTCCACTAGTCGATAACTGCAACGTCGCGTCAAGCGCGTGGAAATACGGTGGGCACTTCGCGATGCTCTTCGAAAGGATTAAACAGTTTTCATCTATCTTAGTGACATGTTTGATGTTCCGATGAACGGTGGCGAGCGGCGGAAAGATTTCCGTGTACCGGAAAACCGGGCTTGAACCTTGAACGCCGTTTATTGTCAGAGGCATATCTTTCAGCGACATCAATTTTTTCTCTAAACCGTTGAAAGCCTGCAGAACTTTCAATGCAGCTTCTTCACCGGTGCCGTACACGAAATGTGTTATTTGATGCTAAGCAGAAGCATAAATCATGAATTATATACATCATTAAAGTgtgttcttttatttaattcttcttgTATTCAATTAATACAGGAAGAAAGTTAAATTCAGTTAAAAGAAGGTTTGTAAATATCTTCCTTGTTCCTAATAATCGTGAAATATATACCTTGTGCAGCTTTAGCAAATCTTCCATTTGATCCGCAATGTACAAATACTGATctcttaaaatatcaaattttgtttttaataaatatgctaTTATTGTCTTGCATATTATTCTCTTGTTCATGAGACTTTTGCCTTTTGACCAGAGCACAGCTTCACGAATGGCTCCATCTTGAAACCTACGTAATTCAGACTTGGCGCCCCAAAATGCTCGGAAATCAGTtgcctataaaataaaatacaatttcacgtaataaagctattaataaattgcctTAAAAATGAGAAGATTCTTGAACATATCATTTCATTGTTTAAAATCactttgttttataatttgttataaattatttctcagtGTGTACTCACGTCTGATAAGTTAGCCTCAGGTCCTTTGTCCAAAATCTCGAAACATGTTTCAGGATTTAGTTCCAACCCGATAGTAAGCTTTCCGATATTATCAGGCACATTCTCGGTGCAATCCCATTCCTTAGATGTACCGGGTAATACGCACAATTGATTAACTCTGTTTCCTAGACCTTTTCTCAAAACCTTAACGAGTAACTTAATCACTTGACTACGCTTGTCAGATCCATAATTGATCTTATCAATAATGATCGATTTATCGTTcactattttttctaaaactgTCTCATCCTGAAAACTAAATACGAGGagacgataaattattaatacagatTTTTAGTACTCTTGATGGAAATAATTTGCGTATATTCTAATTTCTCATtcttaatttctaataaataaattaccatAAAATTTGATCGAATGCTGTTTGAAACGATACGCGTCTCATGAAAAGTGCTTGAAAGCTATCCACGTGTATATTGTCTAAATGCTGCAGACACAGTTCCGCTTCTCTCTGCACCCATGAGAAAGTGCTTCTCGATAGATGCGCCGCAAAATTGTGATAGCCAGTGGTATCAAGAAAGACGCACTCATAATAATCGTGATAATGGGAGACTTGGCTGTCTTTGTCCTCGCACATGGTGATACCATTTTCGTGCCAATTTCCGTGTGCTATAACACATTTCACAAATCAATACGATACCTTGGCGAACGGATAAGAACGATTCCTAAATTCATCAAGTCTTTCAACATACCTAAACTTATCCAGACATTTCGCACGATCTGATAGCTGCTCATGAACGTATTGAGCTTCCTTATGCGCAGCAAATAAATTACAAGCATGGTGACGATGTGCCCAGTAAAGCCGTCGTGTCCCTTGTCCAGTTCGCGTTGGCGCAACCATATTTTCAGCAAGATTACGCCGTCCCTCAAATTCGGATATTCTTTTATCGTTTGCGCGATTTCGGAATTTATCCTCGACATCAACAAGTCGCGCAGTATCAGAGAATTGTAATGCGGCGTGGGCGTTAAACAGGCTGTAAACGAAACATGATGTACGATGTTAAAAATATGACTTCATATCTTAGTGTAAAATTACgcgaaacaaataattttactgaTTATATGAATTTACCATCTTCTACAGATTGCTCGTCCAAGTACCATCCTGGTCTAACGCTATTCTTCTCTGGCAGGAATCTGTTTAGCTTGAAGCTAGTCTCCTGTGCGGACACATGTATCACTACTTCCACCTTTTTGTTTAATCTTCCGTTAGGTCGAAGTCTCAACAAGGGTCGCAGATCATCGCCGACGAACCTTTTGCTCTCTGCGATGTTGCTGCTTATGACCGACGTTATAAACGCGAGATACATCGCCTTTTTcctaaaatatatgtaattttgatAGTCCTGCTTGCGGAATGAGTCAGCTGGCATCTCTATCATTACGTCCACGGTAACGGTAGGCCCCAGGATACATCCTGAATTGTAGGATCCAATCGCTTTAATGTCCGACGgtttcaaaaatttaaaaacaccCTTCGTTTCTTCCGGTACGTGTGGTACGGGAATACGAATGCCCAGCTTGTCTTCCAAATTATTACCCATAAGCTGAAATTGATCACAAGACAACAGATTATTCCACTTTGTTACATTGTATTATGTTACATCTATAAAGCATCTTCACCAACCGGAACTTCTGCAGTCTCTTCGATGGATTCGATCACTGCTCTCAATTTCTCGAACCAGAGTTCGAACAGcgctttatatttatctttgaGCTTCACCTCGTCGAGAACCTCCTCAATCTGAAGTCGGAATAAGTTCGAGTGGAATAAATTCTCAGTTTCCCTGAGCTGGTTAAGCTCCTCGACTGTTGGCTGCTTATAGAGATTTTTCTCCagcttcttcctctttttagGCACTCTTTCGGTCAACTCGTCCGTtactttcttcctcttcttctcttgaCTCGAGGTGTGAGGTTCAAGCTCATGATCATCTGCTTCCGCTTCTTCCTGACTGTTGTTCATGTCTCTCATCGAATCTGCATTATCAGATTCAGGATCTTCATTATTATTCACGTCTTCCATGGAATCTGCGTCATCGGATTCGAGATTCACTGAGCCCTCACTGTCGTTCTCAGAATTCATGGCATTGTCGTTATCTGACTCAGGATTCATTGAATCCTCATTGTCAATGTTGAAATCAACATTATTGCCATTGCATTTCGCCTTCTTCGACTACAATTGaattgaaatgttttattccATCATAGATCTCTTGAATAAGCGAACATTATCATATACATACttcaaaatatacattaaaaaaccAAAGGAATAGATACATAACCAAGTATCCAGATAACCTCACATAAGAACAAGTTAAACAACTTGTTACTgctgagtaataataaaggaTAGTAGAATTTCATACATACCTTCAAGATTCCCTTCATTTTCGCTTCTTGCtatcgaaatttaaattgatttaaatttttattcacactCATGCATACCATGTGCATTTAAAAACACGCCGACACCATGCTTTCTCCGGACTCCGCTGCGAGGCCACGTGATTTAACGACACACGTGACACCTATCTTTTCTTCTTGAACATGCAGATTGGCGCTAATTTCAAAACTGAAAAacgaatgaataaataaagggTTTTATAACGATTGACATATACCTATGTCATAATTATGTTCGACACATTCTTATGTaagatattgataatatatttcactATTGTATATATTCTGCAAAACGATTGTACATAATCGAATCGAAAGTTAATCAATCAACTTAAACGAAACTTAACGCGCtctaaatatacaaaaatatatcgcaTCGTTATTACAACTACACGTACGCGTTCCATCCTGTGTGCGGTAAACTAAGACAACGCATATACAGCTTACAACACTATTACATGAATAATTCAGATCATAACGATAAGAGACACTATTTTCATGTACAATATCACTAACAATAAAAAACTTAAGATACATTAATAATCGATTACTTAAAAGGAAAAGTTCattgacaaaataaaaagctTTACATGTCGTTGCTCGATAAATCACTAGAAAAGTGAGGATCTCGATGGCGGACATTCTcattttcagaaataattgAGGATTTCTGTTTATGATGTGTGAGATTACCTGTGTTACAACGATCTCTTTCGCTAAATAATCCTCATATTTCCAGTtacagaattaaaataatacaatccATCCGTGTAACGACTAAGTAATTTGACGCATCGATCTTGAAGACACAGTGACTCCTGTGTATGTGCATTGGAAGCCCATTTCTCTTCAAGGGAAGAACAGGAACGTGAAATGaacatgtgtgtatgtgagaACGCCCTGCGAGAAAACATCGCCCGTACGATTGAAGTACTtagattacatatatataaatctgtgTAATCAATGAATCAACTTCCAGtacacatattatataaaaataagatctgTCCGTTGAGTATATGTTTGTACAGAATGCAATACATCCTGAAAACAatctaacatttattttattagtgaaaacaattattaatagttCTTCTCGCATCTAAAAACAGATTTGGATTTTGATAACGAAAGCATATCACATATTTGTAACGTTGTTCTCGCGATGCTGTTATGAAATTGCGGATAGTATTATAGAAATGATGAAACATTtctaaaactaaatataaattagagATATGCACAATTACGAAACTATTATATTCATCTGCTAATAcctaagaaagaaagaattcaTGATACTAACATTCAACTCAGTAACTTTTTATCCTGCCATAATATCACATTCTCCTACAACctttattgcataatttttatatcaagggaaaaaaagaaaatagaatttGATATAAATCAACAAGAAAACCAACGTGCCAATCTAAATTTACAGTTTCCTTAAGATTCCAAAAagcgaataaaaaaaacaatatacaaattatttcaaaattaatacttcttaataacaatatttcaattatataatatttaattcaattttaagttaattctttctaataataaaattaattcttcgtggattatgtaataaaggcagcattgtatatataattctttactATAATGTACGACGCGCGCATGTACAACGAACTCGCAtaaatttcacgaaatttCCTAGGAAGAATCCAGATAGAAcccttattaaatttatattagagCAACAAGCATATATGATGAACAAGTGATACAATCTTCTGAATAAGTACTAATGTAAAAATACGTCTCACGTGTCTCATATTTTAATGTCACATAATTTATCCAGTCGAGGGTATGAGTTCGagataattcaataatttcttaGAACCAAATTGAGAAATCCGTTAGCTTCTACGTAAAATCGAGAGAGGCATAATGTACAATTAAACCGATCGacagcgatatatatatatatatatatatatatatatatatatacatatatatacacacacacacaccttaAAGATCAAGATTGTAAAGCCCTTTATGATCACATTAAATCACTCTGGAGAGAAGAAATATTCACTACAAATTCATTGCGCGCTTTGGAAGAAAGTGTAGCACGTTACTCCTTCGTTACATCGATAGTTACGCTGACAGGAAGGTATCACGAAGTATCAATGTGAGCTCTCATATTCGctattacaaataaatgtaatgtacattattcgatcgatcgtatatgtatacatagtACGCGAAAGAATAAAACAGATTTACGCAAGTCCTGTCACGCGTTTGCACTGCCCgctcttaatgaaaaaatatatctcataaattatattcgaGCAGAAAATGGATATGCTTATTACAAGTAGATAAATCATCTCTATTAGTGAAACAAGATGCGGTTACGTAGGTACAAATATTTGTACGTAAACGCTACGCGATTGGTCCAACCATAATTAAACCAagcatacacatatatttctCTACGTACTTAGCACTCcctattataaattaaatattgaattgtGACGTTCTCTCATTTGATAATTAGAACATCCcgatttctccttttttcgaaatatattcacataaaacatttccttcAATACGTTTAAGCAACATTCTTGCATTTTGTGTATAAATAAACGTACAAGTGtataaaagagagaacaaTTGAGAAAACAAAGgaatataaaatcataaaaattaaattaatacacgCAATTGGACGTTTTAGCGCTAAATACCGCCAAATTTCggcatataatttttaagtatCCTTTTTGGGAAGCACGAATTTCGTAACTCagaatttaacaattttttcagGAATCGGTAGCTCctgtttgtattattatagaaaGGATTTCTCAAGCAGTTACTCGTCTCGCTGATCACTTCACATTTAAAGTCCAAATAGGGAAGTACTCGTAAAGTATCCCGTAAATGTCATTCATCcttgcgatttatatacaaGTATCTATGTGATTGGCTGTATCTTACTTTCACGCATATATACTCTCTCGTTTCCGTTGCAACTCTGCGATAATTCTAATAAAGTGAGGCTTCATCTGCGGATATGATCGGTTCCTCGTCGCTCCAGTCACTGATAGCCAATCCGACTGATCCGTGAAAACTCTGCGATCTTGCTACATGGCTAAAATCAAATCAgagatatatatgcatatatacggCATAATTGAATCGCATGCGAGTGAACGAACAgaaatctctctttttatttacgcTTATCTTCTTGtcaaaagaaaaggaaaaaagctCTATGGACGTATATTTACATTGCGCATTATTTCTAAAATCGACTATCTTGCTTTCGGAtcgaaacaaattttaatgttggaaaaatagaatagaattgAAGATTAGAAGAGATTGTGTATTTGAAATCAGCgcgtcttttatttttatttatttttattattggctCTTCTGGTGTGGTGCTATGACCGACGAGAGGCTAGACGAcagtaatgaaaaaaaaaagtgcAAACGCAGTACATCGCACAAAGTATGTGAACCAATGCATGACTCAGGCATAGTAGTCTCTCCCGTCGCTTGGTCGATCTTAACCAGACGGGAACTCTCAATtagtgcaataaaaaaaaatcaagcATTCGCACATGAGTGTTTTTAATGTCTTTGAAAAGCGAGAAACACCTATTAGAAATGTACCTCTTGAGAGAATCTATAGCgtaaaatgttcaaatgggTTTGTACCATACCACTCGCTTGTTTTGCCACGCTATTTTTAGATTATCGATCGCTATCGGTCCTAACAACAGAAATGATTATCTTCTCAATTAGCCGGATGATAAAAGTAATCCAGACAAAAGACAGCAAAACCCCAAAAGACGTTTGAACGAGGACTTTTGGACTCTCGTCTTGTCTGGGAAAGTTTTCGTATTGCTCTTGCTCTTGCTAATGCGAGAAATGGATTTACCTCGGTGATAAAGCTGAgttgatatttttcttcgctAAGCCtgcttttct
The Ooceraea biroi isolate clonal line C1 chromosome 4, Obir_v5.4, whole genome shotgun sequence genome window above contains:
- the LOC105283821 gene encoding nucleolar protein 6 isoform X1; amino-acid sequence: MKGILKSKKAKCNGNNVDFNIDNEDSMNPESDNDNAMNSENDSEGSVNLESDDADSMEDVNNNEDPESDNADSMRDMNNSQEEAEADDHELEPHTSSQEKKRKKVTDELTERVPKKRKKLEKNLYKQPTVEELNQLRETENLFHSNLFRLQIEEVLDEVKLKDKYKALFELWFEKLRAVIESIEETAEVPLMGNNLEDKLGIRIPVPHVPEETKGVFKFLKPSDIKAIGSYNSGCILGPTVTVDVMIEMPADSFRKQDYQNYIYFRKKAMYLAFITSVISSNIAESKRFVGDDLRPLLRLRPNGRLNKKVEVVIHVSAQETSFKLNRFLPEKNSVRPGWYLDEQSVEDACLTPTPHYNSLILRDLLMSRINSEIAQTIKEYPNLRDGVILLKIWLRQRELDKGHDGFTGHIVTMLVIYLLRIRKLNTFMSSYQIVRNVWISLAHGNWHENGITMCEDKDSQVSHYHDYYECVFLDTTGYHNFAAHLSRSTFSWVQREAELCLQHLDNIHVDSFQALFMRRVSFQTAFDQILCFQDETVLEKIVNDKSIIIDKINYGSDKRSQVIKLLVKVLRKGLGNRVNQLCVLPGTSKEWDCTENVPDNIGKLTIGLELNPETCFEILDKGPEANLSDATDFRAFWGAKSELRRFQDGAIREAVLWSKGKSLMNKRIICKTIIAYLLKTKFDILRDQYLYIADQMEDLLKLHKHQITHFVYGTGEEAALKVLQAFNGLEKKLMSLKDMPLTINGVQGSSPVFRYTEIFPPLATVHRNIKHVTKIDENCLILSKSIAKCPPYFHALDATLQLSTSGKWPEELEAIRRTKTAFHIQIAECLREQHQLKAQAYPSHIDVYQDGFVFRLRIAHQKEIALLKEIKEDGVTKYRDNEESAKLENSLFHLPKLTSALHGLHSQQPSFGAACCLAKRWLSAQLLDESHIPGVVVELLMASIYLTPEPYKPAQMPQVAFLRFLEAVARAHWNTDPVIVNFNGEMTNEEITAVETLFNTARNSLPPLFISIPYDQQKSLWTRKTPSCMILNRISALAKESLKLFDNMLLSTVQDVKPMFRPSLSEYDCLIHLRSRMIPRRLQAVDVPDNAKTVDVHPYKAHSLQKIPIVNFDPVQCFLKDLRDGYNDYALFFHDTYGGTVIGVLLRPTVFERKDFKVADAKCRKLDDDGKLCFNVSAMIEDFYVLGRGIIEAIDVPSKNISLTS
- the LOC105283821 gene encoding nucleolar protein 6 isoform X2; amino-acid sequence: MKGILKSKKAKCNGNNVDFNIDNEDSMNPESDNDNAMNSENDSEGSVNLESDDADSMEDVNNNEDPESDNADSMRDMNNSQEEAEADDHELEPHTSSQEKKRKKVTDELTERVPKKRKKLEKNLYKQPTVEELNQLRETENLFHSNLFRLQIEEVLDEVKLKDKYKALFELWFEKLRAVIESIEETAEVPLMGNNLEDKLGIRIPVPHVPEETKGVFKFLKPSDIKAIGSYNSGCILGPTVTVDVMIEMPADSFRKQDYQNYIYFRKKAMYLAFITSVISSNIAESKRFVGDDLRPLLRLRPNGRLNKKVEVVIHVSAQETSFKLNRFLPEKNSVRPGWYLDEQSVEDACLTPTPHYNSLILRDLLMSRINSEIAQTIKEYPNLRDGVILLKIWLRQRELDKGHDGFTGHIVTMLVIYLLRIRKLNTFMSSYQIVRNVWISLAHGNWHENGITMCEDKDSQVSHYHDYYECVFLDTTGYHNFAAHLSRSTFSWVQREAELCLQHLDNIHVDSFQALFMRRVSFQTAFDQILCFQDETVLEKIVNDKSIIIDKINYGSDKRSQVIKLLVKVLRKGLGNRVNQLCVLPGTSKEWDCTENVPDNIGKLTIGLELNPETCFEILDKGPEANLSDATDFRAFWGAKSELRRFQDGAIREAVLWSKGKSLMNKRIICKTIIAYLLKTKFDILRDQYLYIADQMEDLLKLHKHQITHFVYGTGEEAALKVLQAFNGLEKKLMSLKDMPLTINGVQGSSPVFRYTEIFPPLATVHRNIKHVTKIDENCLILSKSIAKCPPYFHALDATLQLSTSGKWPEELEAIRRTKTAFHIQIAECLREQHQLKAQAYPSHIDVYQDGFVFRLRIAHQKEIALLKEIKEDGVTKYRDNEESAKLENSLFHLPKLTSALHGLHSQQPSFGAACCLAKRWLSAQLLDESHIPGVVVELLMASIYLTPEPYKPAQMPQVAFLRFLEAVARAHWNTDPVIVNFNGEMTNEEITAVETLFNTARNSLPPLFISIPYDQQKSLWTRKTPS